From the genome of Bombus pascuorum chromosome 2, iyBomPasc1.1, whole genome shotgun sequence, one region includes:
- the LOC132916396 gene encoding glutaminyl-peptide cyclotransferase isoform X1, translating into MIYLGLCFFLISVGVLITDSNIITQTGFRNEKYYHTPSSLSRNQITTLSDLSNVDHMNEVLDNICVVRIVGTPEHTRVKNYIKKSMNDLNWTVQSDSFEDQTPTFGSLQFENIIAKLNPNAKRYLALACHYDSKYTRERNFEGATDSAVPCAQMINLAKVMKDYLKSIKDNDISLMFIFFDGEEAFKEWGPKDSIYGARHLADVWHNNHINYTQGENVSELDKIDLLVLLDLIGAPDPTFYNYFSNTEKWYSLLMRTESKLASLKKFESYSYGQPTQTYFQPYSVEAYIEDDHIPFLRRDTPILHLIPYPFPKVWHKQSDNRNNIDLKTTENINKILRVFVASYLHINM; encoded by the exons ATGATCTACCTTGgtttgtgtttttttttaatttccgtGGGTGTTTTAATCACCGActcaaatattataacacaAACAGGTTTTCGAAATGAAAAG TACTATCACACGCCAAGTAGCCTATCAAGAAATCAAATAACCACATTGTCAGATCTGTCAAATGTCGATCATATGAACGAAGTTTTAGATAACATATGCGTTGTGAGAATCGTTGGAACACCTGAGCATACGAGAGTAAAAAAT TACATCAAGAAATCAATGAATGATCTTAATTGGACTGTTCAATCTGACAGCTTTGAAGATCAGACCCCAACTTTTGGATCTTTacagtttgaaaatataattgcaaaattaaatCCCAATGCAAAGAGGTATTTGGCATTAGCTTGCCATTATGACTCAAAGTATACTAGAGAAAGGAACTTTGAAGGTGCTACAGACAGTGCAGTACCATGTGCTCAAATGATTAACTTAGCTAAAGTTATGAAGGATTATTTAAAGTCTATAAAAGAT AATGATATTAgtttaatgtttatattttttgatggTGAAGAGGCTTTTAAAGAGTGGGGTCCAAAAGATTCTATTTATGGTGCAAGGCATTTAGCTGATGTTTGGCACAACaatcatattaattataccCAAGGAGAAAATGTTTCTGAATTAGATAAAATT GATTTACTGGTTTTGTTAGATTTAATAGGAGCACCGGATCCAACATTTTACAATTACTTTAGTAACACAGAGAAATGGTATTCTTTATTAATGAGGACTGAAAGTAAATTAGCTTCCTTAAAGAAGTTTGAATCTTATTCTTATGGACAACCTACACAAACATACTTCCAACCATATTCTGTGGAAGCATATATAGAGGATGATCATATTCCCTTTTTACGTCgag ATACTCCTATTCTTCATCTAATACCATATCCTTTCCCAAAGGTTTGGCATAAACAAAGTGATAATCGGAATAACATTGATTTAaaaacaacagaaaatatcaataaaattctaaGAGTTTTTGTAGCTTCATATTTACACATTAATATGTAa
- the LOC132916396 gene encoding glutaminyl-peptide cyclotransferase isoform X2, protein MNEVLDNICVVRIVGTPEHTRVKNYIKKSMNDLNWTVQSDSFEDQTPTFGSLQFENIIAKLNPNAKRYLALACHYDSKYTRERNFEGATDSAVPCAQMINLAKVMKDYLKSIKDNDISLMFIFFDGEEAFKEWGPKDSIYGARHLADVWHNNHINYTQGENVSELDKIDLLVLLDLIGAPDPTFYNYFSNTEKWYSLLMRTESKLASLKKFESYSYGQPTQTYFQPYSVEAYIEDDHIPFLRRDTPILHLIPYPFPKVWHKQSDNRNNIDLKTTENINKILRVFVASYLHINM, encoded by the exons ATGAACGAAGTTTTAGATAACATATGCGTTGTGAGAATCGTTGGAACACCTGAGCATACGAGAGTAAAAAAT TACATCAAGAAATCAATGAATGATCTTAATTGGACTGTTCAATCTGACAGCTTTGAAGATCAGACCCCAACTTTTGGATCTTTacagtttgaaaatataattgcaaaattaaatCCCAATGCAAAGAGGTATTTGGCATTAGCTTGCCATTATGACTCAAAGTATACTAGAGAAAGGAACTTTGAAGGTGCTACAGACAGTGCAGTACCATGTGCTCAAATGATTAACTTAGCTAAAGTTATGAAGGATTATTTAAAGTCTATAAAAGAT AATGATATTAgtttaatgtttatattttttgatggTGAAGAGGCTTTTAAAGAGTGGGGTCCAAAAGATTCTATTTATGGTGCAAGGCATTTAGCTGATGTTTGGCACAACaatcatattaattataccCAAGGAGAAAATGTTTCTGAATTAGATAAAATT GATTTACTGGTTTTGTTAGATTTAATAGGAGCACCGGATCCAACATTTTACAATTACTTTAGTAACACAGAGAAATGGTATTCTTTATTAATGAGGACTGAAAGTAAATTAGCTTCCTTAAAGAAGTTTGAATCTTATTCTTATGGACAACCTACACAAACATACTTCCAACCATATTCTGTGGAAGCATATATAGAGGATGATCATATTCCCTTTTTACGTCgag ATACTCCTATTCTTCATCTAATACCATATCCTTTCCCAAAGGTTTGGCATAAACAAAGTGATAATCGGAATAACATTGATTTAaaaacaacagaaaatatcaataaaattctaaGAGTTTTTGTAGCTTCATATTTACACATTAATATGTAa